A DNA window from Palaemon carinicauda isolate YSFRI2023 chromosome 39, ASM3689809v2, whole genome shotgun sequence contains the following coding sequences:
- the LOC137630914 gene encoding DNA topoisomerase 1-like codes for MKRSVNRSHSSTPHKTGSVNRSHSSAPHKTGSVNRSHSSPPHKTGSVNRSYSSAPRKTGSVNRSHSSAPYKTGSVNRSHSSAPHKTESMNRSHSSAPHKTGSVNRSHSSAPHKTGSVSRSHSSLIQVPLVKTGSVNRPHSSAPHKTGSVNKPHSSAPHKTESMNRSSFMCTS; via the exons ATGAAACGATCTGTGAACAGGTCTCATTCAAGTACACCTCATAAAACAGGATCTGTGAACAGGTCTCATTCAAGTGCACCTCATAAAACAGGATCTGTGAACAGGTCTCATTCAAGTCCGCCTCATAAAACAGGATCTGTGAACAG GTCTTATTCAAGTGCACCTCGTAAAACAGGATCTGTAAACAGGTCTCATTCAAGTGCACCTTATAAAACGGGATCTGTGAACAGGTCTCATTCAAGTGCACCTCATAAAACAGAATCTATGAACAGGTCTCATTCAAGTGCACCTCATAAAACAGGATCTGTCAACAGGTCTCATTCAAGCGCGCCTCATAAAACAGGATCTGTGAGCAGGTCTCATTCAA GTCTTATTCAAGTGCCCCTCGTAAAAACTGGATCTGTAAACAGGCCTCATTCAAGTGCACCTCATAAAACAGGATCAGTGAATAAGCCTCATTCAAGTGCACCTCATAAAACAGAATCTATGAACAGGTCCTCATTCATGTGCACCTCATAA